A region from the Camelus ferus isolate YT-003-E chromosome 1, BCGSAC_Cfer_1.0, whole genome shotgun sequence genome encodes:
- the CFAP410 gene encoding cilia- and flagella-associated protein 410 isoform X1, translating to MVCQDPPLTTRPRPLETRRRGADTLPGSGWLESLAGSAVPAALRHEADAQDGPVPGQGLGAAQRAEAQLLGQPPHRYLHMPGDAQPGSGHPQVLNTHRPSLLSHQGLKRRRRPRSLPQAASRPRVPARACSPSAPPSFLGGTRPACPACLPCVNSISSLEPVSRCRQLSELYLRGNRIASLAELSHLKGLPRLRVLWLAGNPCCGACPHRYRMTVLRTLPQLQKLDNQAVTEEEVSRALIEGEEVTAPSQEDTGNGQPELSYALSTMDATTETSQDLLSLSEEEASVQGQLGLKPPSRDRFPSFSQREAASSLKNRNNILTAILLLLRELDSEGLEAVHQTVVCRLQALHKQELQEDVE from the exons ATGGTCTGCCAGGACCCGCCCCTGACGACGCGGCCCCGCCCCCTAGAGACGCGCCGCCGCGGAGCCGACACCCTCCCAGGTAGCGGGTGGCTGGAGAGCTTGGCGGGGTCTGCGGTCCCGGCGGCGCTCCGCCATGAAGCTGACGCGCAAGATGGTCCTGTCCCGGGCCAAGGCCTCGGAGCTGCACAGCGTGCGGAAGCTCAACTGCTG gGGCAGCCGCCTCACAGAT ATCTCCATATGCCGGGAGATGCCCAGCCTGGAAGTGGTCACCCTCAGGTACTCAACACCCACCGGCCGTCACTTTTAAGTCACCAGGGCttaaagaggaggagaaggcccAGATCCCTCCCGCAGGCTGCTAGTCGCCCCAGAGTCCCGGCCAGGGCCTGCAGCCCCTCGGCCCCGCCCTCCTTCCTGGGAGGCACTCGCCCTGCttgccctgcctgtctcccttg CGTCAACAGCATCTCCTCCCTGGAGCCGGTGAGCCGCTGCCGGCAGCTGAGCGAGCTGTACCTGCGCGGGAACCGCATCGCCAGCCTGGCCGAGCTCTCCCACCTGAAGGGCCTGCCGCGCCTGCGCGTGCTCTGGCTGGCGGGGAACCCGTGCTGCGGCGCGTGTCCCCACCGCTACCGCATGACCGTGCTGCGCACCCTGCCCCAGCTGCAGAAGCTCGACAACCAGG CTGTGACGGAGGAGGAGGTGTCCCGAGCGTTGATAGAGGGAGAGGAGGTCACCGCCCCCAGCCAGGAGGACACGGGGAACGGCCAGCCCGAGCTGTCATATGCGCTGAGCACCATGGACGCCACCACTGAGACGTCACAGGACCTGCTGAGCCTCAGTGAGGAGGAGGCCAG CGTCCAGGGACAGCTCGGCCTGAAGCCCCCTTCCCGGGACCGATTTCCATCCTTCTCACAGAGGGAGGCCGCAAGCAGTCTCAAGAACAGG AACAACATCCTGACAGCcatcctgctgctgctgcgggAACTGGACAGTGAGGGGCTGGAGGCCGTCCACCAGACCGTGGTCTGCAGGCTGCAGGCCCTGCACaagcaggagctgcaggaggacGTGGAGTGA
- the CFAP410 gene encoding cilia- and flagella-associated protein 410 isoform X3, with protein MVCQDPPLTTRPRPLETRRRGADTLPGSGWLESLAGSAVPAALRHEADAQDGPVPGQGLGAAQRAEAQLLGQPPHRSVTEEEVSRALIEGEEVTAPSQEDTGNGQPELSYALSTMDATTETSQDLLSLSEEEASVQGQLGLKPPSRDRFPSFSQREAASSLKNRNNILTAILLLLRELDSEGLEAVHQTVVCRLQALHKQELQEDVE; from the exons ATGGTCTGCCAGGACCCGCCCCTGACGACGCGGCCCCGCCCCCTAGAGACGCGCCGCCGCGGAGCCGACACCCTCCCAGGTAGCGGGTGGCTGGAGAGCTTGGCGGGGTCTGCGGTCCCGGCGGCGCTCCGCCATGAAGCTGACGCGCAAGATGGTCCTGTCCCGGGCCAAGGCCTCGGAGCTGCACAGCGTGCGGAAGCTCAACTGCTG gGGCAGCCGCCTCACAGAT CTGTGACGGAGGAGGAGGTGTCCCGAGCGTTGATAGAGGGAGAGGAGGTCACCGCCCCCAGCCAGGAGGACACGGGGAACGGCCAGCCCGAGCTGTCATATGCGCTGAGCACCATGGACGCCACCACTGAGACGTCACAGGACCTGCTGAGCCTCAGTGAGGAGGAGGCCAG CGTCCAGGGACAGCTCGGCCTGAAGCCCCCTTCCCGGGACCGATTTCCATCCTTCTCACAGAGGGAGGCCGCAAGCAGTCTCAAGAACAGG AACAACATCCTGACAGCcatcctgctgctgctgcgggAACTGGACAGTGAGGGGCTGGAGGCCGTCCACCAGACCGTGGTCTGCAGGCTGCAGGCCCTGCACaagcaggagctgcaggaggacGTGGAGTGA
- the CFAP410 gene encoding cilia- and flagella-associated protein 410 isoform X2: protein MKLTRKMVLSRAKASELHSVRKLNCWGSRLTDISICREMPSLEVVTLSVNSISSLEPVSRCRQLSELYLRGNRIASLAELSHLKGLPRLRVLWLAGNPCCGACPHRYRMTVLRTLPQLQKLDNQAVTEEEVSRALIEGEEVTAPSQEDTGNGQPELSYALSTMDATTETSQDLLSLSEEEASVQGQLGLKPPSRDRFPSFSQREAASSLKNRNNILTAILLLLRELDSEGLEAVHQTVVCRLQALHKQELQEDVE, encoded by the exons ATGAAGCTGACGCGCAAGATGGTCCTGTCCCGGGCCAAGGCCTCGGAGCTGCACAGCGTGCGGAAGCTCAACTGCTG gGGCAGCCGCCTCACAGAT ATCTCCATATGCCGGGAGATGCCCAGCCTGGAAGTGGTCACCCTCAG CGTCAACAGCATCTCCTCCCTGGAGCCGGTGAGCCGCTGCCGGCAGCTGAGCGAGCTGTACCTGCGCGGGAACCGCATCGCCAGCCTGGCCGAGCTCTCCCACCTGAAGGGCCTGCCGCGCCTGCGCGTGCTCTGGCTGGCGGGGAACCCGTGCTGCGGCGCGTGTCCCCACCGCTACCGCATGACCGTGCTGCGCACCCTGCCCCAGCTGCAGAAGCTCGACAACCAGG CTGTGACGGAGGAGGAGGTGTCCCGAGCGTTGATAGAGGGAGAGGAGGTCACCGCCCCCAGCCAGGAGGACACGGGGAACGGCCAGCCCGAGCTGTCATATGCGCTGAGCACCATGGACGCCACCACTGAGACGTCACAGGACCTGCTGAGCCTCAGTGAGGAGGAGGCCAG CGTCCAGGGACAGCTCGGCCTGAAGCCCCCTTCCCGGGACCGATTTCCATCCTTCTCACAGAGGGAGGCCGCAAGCAGTCTCAAGAACAGG AACAACATCCTGACAGCcatcctgctgctgctgcgggAACTGGACAGTGAGGGGCTGGAGGCCGTCCACCAGACCGTGGTCTGCAGGCTGCAGGCCCTGCACaagcaggagctgcaggaggacGTGGAGTGA